The window AAATTGCTTTTGATAATTGTTAGCTTGTCCGCATAGGCAGAAAGCTTTTCACGAGCATGTGCGATTGCTGTTTCGTCCTGGTCAAAGGCAATGAGTCGGCCCCCGGCACCAAGCTGCTGGGCAATCTTCAAGCTGTGCCCCGCGCCTCCAAGTGTACAATCGACATAAATTCCATTTGGTTTAATATTCAATCCTTCTACAGCTTCATCCAATAATACTGTTGTATGTTCAAACATCGTTAGCCACCCTTCCAATCGAACGATACAAAAAAAAGAAATTATACCAGAATAATATCCCCTCTATATATCGAACCCAATCATATTTTCTGCGATTTCAGCAAAAGAATCCTCGGATTCCTGGAAATATTCTTCCCATAACTGCTTGCTCCAGATTTCAATTCGATTGGAAACACCTAAAATCACACATTCTTTCTGCAGTTGAGCATAGTCAAGTAATGGAGCAGGTATATTAATTCTTCCCTGCTTGTCTATTTCGCTTTCAGTCGCGCCGGAAAAAAAGAACCTTGTAAAAGCGCGAGCATCTTTTTTTGTAAGCGGGAGAGCCTTCAGTTTCTCCTCAATCTCACTCCATTCAGAGAGC is drawn from Bacillus sp. FJAT-18017 and contains these coding sequences:
- the mraZ gene encoding division/cell wall cluster transcriptional repressor MraZ; the encoded protein is MFMGEYHHNIDNKGRLIVPSKLRDNLGEMFIITRGLDRCLFGYPLSEWSEIEEKLKALPLTKKDARAFTRFFFSGATESEIDKQGRINIPAPLLDYAQLQKECVILGVSNRIEIWSKQLWEEYFQESEDSFAEIAENMIGFDI